A stretch of the Cucurbita pepo subsp. pepo cultivar mu-cu-16 chromosome LG16, ASM280686v2, whole genome shotgun sequence genome encodes the following:
- the LOC111776964 gene encoding probable F-box protein At2g36090, whose translation MPILPQNLTVTLVLYKTSQSFSPFYKALIKIMPPPYSSHHPPSAADDDGDAIVALHSDILQTHILTRLDGAALISAASASSRFRRLSSEDQLWRRVCSTSWPSTTHPRVQQAIYAFPSEHRSFFSDVFPVLDCRSLRCDLNRSSSSSTSELISAVDIHYKDKLLFSKVHSIETKTNWFLGSPFRVDLIDPKDSIPSPIRRTEKYEDWLGHLEENLTVSWIVIDPIKNRAANISSRQAVKARWQWLSGDIEVEYTTVMGGDGSIGSAEEMVECAVVVSCGEKEEEEGMEMSVREVSMRMLDMEGKHLKGKESMEILGEAMERGKRIRGEKWEGKLRFREYEERRRLRKARKERTENALDMLCIFTGIAILFSFCSFFLFLFLST comes from the coding sequence ATGCCAATTCTACCCCAAAATTTGACTGTTACTTTAGTCCTATATAAAACCTCTCAATCCTTCTCTCCATTCTACAAAGCTTTGATCAAAATCATGCCTCCTCCTTATTCCTCTCATCATCCTCCCTCCGCCGCCGACGATGACGGCGACGCCATTGTCGCTCTCCACTCCGACATCCTTCAGACTCATATTCTCACCCGTCTTGATGGCGCGGCTCTGATCTCTGCCGCCTCCGCGTCTTCCCGCTTCCGCCGCCTCTCCAGCGAGGACCAGCTCTGGCGCCGGGTTTGCTCAACCTCCTGGCCGTCAACTACTCATCCGCGAGTCCAGCAGGCCATTTACGCCTTCCCTTCCGAACACCGATCCTTCTTCTCTGACGTTTTTCCGGTGCTCGATTGCCGATCGCTACGGTGTGACCTCAACcgttcctcttcctcctccacctCTGAATTGATCTCTGCCGTCGACATTCATTACAAGGACAAACTCCTCTTCTCGAAAGTTCACTCAATCGAGACGAAGACGAATTGGTTCCTCGGCTCTCCATTTCGAGTTGACCTAATCGACCCGAAGGATTCGATTCCGTCGCCAATTAGACGCACGGAGAAATACGAAGATTGGCTAGGGCATCTAGAGGAGAATCTAACGGTGAGTTGGATCGTAATCGATCCGATTAAGAATCGAGCGGCGAATATCTCGAGTAGGCAGGCAGTGAAAGCGCGATGGCAGTGGTTGTCCGGCGACATAGAGGTGGAATACACGACGGTGATGGGCGGCGACGGGAGTATAGGGTCGGCGGAGGAGATGGTGGAGTGTGCAGTGGTGGTGAGTTGCggggagaaggaggaggaggaggggatGGAGATGAGCGTAAGGGAGGTGAGTATGCGGATGTTGGACATGGAAGGGAAGCATTTGAAGGGGAAGGAGAGTATGGAGATTTTGGGGGAAGCCATGGAAAGGGGGAAGAGAATAAGGGGGGAGAAATGGGAAGGGAAATTGAGGTTCAGAGAATACGAAGAGCGGAGGAGGTTGAGGAAGGCCAGGAAGGAGAGGACTGAGAATGCTTTGGATATGCTCTGTATTTTTACTGGAATCGccattctcttctctttctgctctttcttcctcttcctcttcctctccaCGTAG
- the LOC111776962 gene encoding uncharacterized protein LOC111776962 encodes MSWTDQKTERKCKIRKRVCLSSPSSSTLLRKYRFKKPPTWKMNTKSHSSKLSSGDLANQSPSCSIESGGGKGKHGSVSVSARKSAAEKTQKLKKEVIKTQELVSQIWHSCLSDPDPSFNVLETEVEGGRVQGRRRTATRTGTGEVMGGSNFHGKDCLMEIENGNVVKTRLKEVSNWLATSKELLRVLNHVCGHEEQRQSSALSLISALKSEVDRAKSGVDELIMKEQRFRDDEIEVVMKAAWKNRERAITSMADEIEVEKKRRRQAERLNKSIAKELADTKVLVSKLRRDLQREKRAKEILEEICEELAAGIGEDRAEFEELKRESAKVREEVEKEREMLRLVDVLREERVQMKLSEAKFEFEEKNAAVERLKHQLEGYLVGNEEQEQDHCCNKFEKIKELEAYLKRINFGSCRDQDQDQEQECSDSEESDLHSIELNMDDGDDKKSYKWSFVHGGSQKNTFEKSNPISEKIQWGSICLNTANPSTATHQQNSNRFSELFSHNLQEQGDDHQVKSLNCLRDILFPETTPELDQIPAAKTDNHNGIPQIMKG; translated from the exons atGTCGTGGACAGACCAGAAAACAGAGAGGAAATGTAAGATTAGAAAACGGGTGTGTTTATCGTCGCCGTCTTCTTCCACTTTGCTCCGTAAGTATAGATTCAAGAAGCCACCCACTTGgaaaatgaacacaaaatcCCATTCTTCCAAGTTATCCTCCGGCGACCTCGCCAACCAGTCGCCGTCGTGCTCAATCGAGAGCGGTGGCGGAAAGGGTAAACATGGCTCTGTTTCAGTTTCAGCCCGGAAATCAGCGGCGGAGAAAACCCAGAAGTTGAAGAAGGAGGTAATCAAAACCCAGGAATTGGTTTCTCAGATCTGGCACTCGTGTTTATCAGATCCGGATCCGAGTTTCAACGTCTTAGAAACAGAG GTTGAAGGTGGCAGAGTacagggaagaagaagaacagcaACAAGAACAGGAACAGGGGAGGTGATGGGTGGTTCGAATTTTCATGGCAAAGACTGTTTAATGGAG ATTGAAAATGGTAATGTGGTCAAAACCCGTTTGAAGGAAGTGAGCAATTGGCTGGCGACATCGAAGGAGCTTTTAAGAGTTTTGAATCATGTTTGTGGACATGAAGAACAGCGGCAATCATCAGCTTTGTCTCTGATTTCAGCTCTGAAATCAGAGGTGGATCGAGCGAAGAGCGGAGTGGATGAATTAATAATGAAAGAACAGAGGTTCCGTGACGATGAAATTGAGGTTGTAATGAAGGCGGCGtggaagaacagagagagagcTATTACTTCAATGGCGGATGAAATTGAGGTTGAGAAGAAGCGTAGAAGACAAGCGGAGAGATTGAACAAGAGCATTGCGAAGGAGCTTGCTGATACCAAAGTGTTGGTTTCGAAATTGAGGAGAGATTTGCAGAGGGAGAAGAGAGCGAAGGAGATATTGGAGGAGATTTGTGAGGAGTTGGCGGCGGGGATCGGAGAAGACAGGGCGGAGTTCGAGGAATTGAAGAGGGAATCGGCGAAGGTAAGGGAAGAAGTGGAGAAGGAGAGGGAAATGCTTCGTTTGGTGGATGTTTTACGGGAGGAGAGAGTTCAGATGAAGCTGTCGGAGGCGAAATTTGAGTTCGAGGAGAAAAACGCCGCCGTGGAAAGACTTAAACACCAGCTGGAAGGCTATCTTGTCGGAAATgaggaacaagaacaagaccaTTGTTGCaacaaatttgagaaaattaaggAATTAGAAGCGTATTTGAAGAGAATCAATTTCGGGTCATGTCgagatcaagatcaagatcaagaacaagaatgtTCGGATTCAGAGGAAAGTGATCTGCACTCGATTGAGCTCAACATGGACGACGGCGATGACAAGAAGAGTTACAAATGGAGCTTCGTCCATGGCGGCTCTCAAAAGAACACATTCGAAAAATCAAATCCCATTTCTGAGAAAATCCAATGGGGAAGTATTTGCTTGAATACAGCAAACCCATCGACGGCCACCCaccaacaaaattcaaacagaTTTTCAGAGCTTTTTAGTCATAATCTTCAAGAACAGGGCGATGATCATCAAGTTAAATCTCTCAACTGCCTTCGTGATATTCTATTTCCAGAAACAACGCCAGAATTGGATCAAATTCCAGCTGCTAAAACGGATAATCATAATGGGATTCCACAGATTATGAAGGGATGA